The following is a genomic window from Corvus hawaiiensis isolate bCorHaw1 chromosome 5, bCorHaw1.pri.cur, whole genome shotgun sequence.
GAGGCTGCCATCAGGGCATGGCTGATCATAATGGACATTGTTGTGGAAAGGTGGTGTCCCACAGAGAGCATATATGTCAGGATGTACCCCCATGGCAGTGGAGCATGGTCACAGAGGTTTCCCCTGTGACCTGCAGCACCTGTCCACCATATCCTTTCCTCTTTCACTTACTTGGTCATTTGTTTGCTGTTACATGTATTGGCTGTACCAGACTCGCAATAGAAACAGCTCCTCCAAAATGCCACTTTTCCTACTCCTTTCCTGAGGTTTCAGACAACCTATCATGGAGCACAAGGGAGACACCGCAGCTGTGGGCATCTTGCAGGTCACAGATCTGCACCTATAAAAGCACTGCCACTGCCTCTTGCAATATGGTGCACCCTATTTCCTGCAGCTGCATGAAACATTCCCGGTCATGTTCCAGCCCCAGGCACTGCAACAGTGACAAAATATCACAGTAACAGCCCACGGCCACTGTGTGAAACCAGACCCTTACTCATCAGCTTTTGCGCTGCTTCAGAAACACTGTCCTACCCTTCACCATAGGTCTGTACTCAGCTTTGCCTGAGCTGGACCTTTAACATCAGCCATGTTTCTAGCAAGAAGCACTTCTTACCAGGAGTAtaatttcctccttttaaaTAAGATCAAAAGCATTCAGCAATAACCAGTTTGGTCTATGACTTGCATTTCCTCTTGGACTTGCTATTGGCTTACAGGGATTTACATTCCCATCAGCACTTTCAGAACAGCACCACATAGCCTGAATGGGTGTGTgcgtgggtgtgtgtgtgtgtccaggTTTCCTACATCCCTAAGATTATCAGTCAGAAAATCAAATGTTGGGGCATTTGCATGTCATTGTTGCTTACCTATTTTTTCTACTTAGCCTAATTAGCTAACTAGGCTCATTTAATCCCCAGCATTCACTAATCCCAATTAGGGATGGGCCCAAACCAGGACCTGGGTCCCAATTAGGAGATAACAAGCTCTTGGCAATCTGCTGCCTCCAGAAATCCCTGCAGCTGATCGTGGTGTGTGGGAGTGCAGGAGCCCCCATGAAACAGCAAGGAATTGTAGACCCACATCACCTCTGTGCTCAAGCTATACAGACAACTGAGCAGCAGATCAGGATCTAAATGTGTCATTTACTTTGCAATGGTCTGTGTATATCTCGAGCACTATaccctctccccctgccccccaaaaAAGTGAGGGGGAGTTGGTTTTTGCACCTGTCTGTATCAGTTGTATCAAACCATCTATAGTGGCCAGAAGAGCCCCTGACCGTTAAAGCTCATATCTCGTCATCCTTTGCAGCTGCTTCTTGTCCCCTTGGCTCATTCTGAACATGACATGGTGACAAACCCACACACATGCTGTAGCCACTATGCACAGGTAGCTGTAGCAAGAAATTATGCCCAGATGAAAAAGTGACCTTGTTCTGCAACAGCTGTGGTCAATTGGACAGGCCCTGGGGCTTACTTCTGACTTGGCTGTTGAGAAGGGCTACTTGTGTCTGCTCTCCTTCCACATGCACAAGGGAGGGACCGTGGCATGCAGACCGCTTCCAGGCACTTCAGCATGTCCCCATGAACATCAGGTCCAAGAGCCCATCACTATTTCACCAAAGCTACAGATCTGAAGGATGAGGTATGAGTGGTCTCCTCCGGATCCCACACCACTGACATGGTTTCTTTCAGCACAGAGTCGCACAGAGAGACTAATCAGCACTTGCCTCCTTGATGTTTTCAAAGAACCATGTCTTCCACTTGGGACTGTACCTGGTCTCCATTTTCCCCCGTACTAGGGAAGGGTTTTACCTTCTACAGGGCTGGCACCACTGGTGAGACACGCTGCATTCCCCTGCAGGGAGACAAAGGGCTTCTGGTAACCTGTGTGGGCAGAAGGCTTCACATGAGCCTCCTACAGCCTTTTCCTAAATAtgttcttcttcccccagccaGGGATATCTGACTCTGCCAAGATGTGGATGCATAAGTTGCCAGCTCCTCTCACTGGAATCTAATAGCTAGCTCACTGACCAAAGAAAATCCAATTTGgcaccaaaaaaagcaaacagtctAATTCTGGTCTCtcatattttttccctgctggtgCAGTTCATCAGACTTTTCACTGATTTATACCTTGGATGCAAGAAGAGTTTCAGACTCAAGGTTATTCTCCTGTCAGGTGTAGACATGTCCTCACTGTAACACAGAATGAAAGGATTTATTAGCTGCGGATGTTCACAAAGggagagagacatggagctcctggagcaggtctgGCACAGGGCAatgaagatgattaagggatgaggacaggctgaggaagctgggcctgttcagcctcaagaagagacaactgagaggggaaGTCATCAACATTTATAAGTATCTGAAAGAAGGATGTCAAGAGGATGCAGCCAGGCttttctcagtggtgccaagcactGGGACATGAgggaacaggcagaaactgatgcacaggaagttccacctgaacatgaggaagaactttacaGTGCAGGTGgccgagcactggaacaggttgcccagagaggctgtggagtctccctcactggagatatccAAGAACTGTCTGAatgcaatcctgtgcaatgtgctctgggatgaccctgcttgatcagggaggttggaccagatgacacCCTGTTGTCCCTTCCAGCCGGACCCattttgggattctgtgaatGTTCACATCTGTATGACAATTATGTGGGCAGTGGTGGGCCACAAGTCCCCAGGTACCTGGAGAATGAGGCTCCTTCTGGTAAGTGTCTTTGAtgaattgtttttaaaagcctggTGGCACcttaggggttttttccccattttcttcaAGAGGACCACTAGAAAATTAAATGATTGTAGTTTCCTTTGCTGTAGCAGAGCTTAAAGGGGAAATTAACTTGGGAGTTCATACGCTGCTCACTGAATTCAGCAGGGCCTTTTCTGCCAGCTTCAGTGGAAGTTCTGGAACCGGCTCTCTATCAAAGGTGACTTTGATTTTCTGTGGTTGTGTGGGCCTTTCCTCCCATTTCTCTGTGGGGAATAGCTTTGGGAGGCTTCAGAGCTCGGATGAAGTATTTGCTGTAGCTAGCCCTCagcttattttcttccttgcatTGTGACTGTTCCTCTCTTTTACAGTTGGCAGCTGTAATCACTGCTGGCCTCCTCCTGCTCTACATCCCGCTGTGCTACGAGGATTTCCATTTCCATGTGGCTCATGTGTATGCTCGCCTGGGGTACCCCAATGCCCAGCACATCCTGGGACAGAGGTATCTGCAAGGTAATGTTTCTCCAGCCTGTGGCTACCTTGCTGCCAGAGTGTGTGTGCTTATAAGCCAGAATCACAAATGTGGCTTTGTGGTACCAACACACTGCTGGATTTGGACACTGTATGTTATAACCTGTCTGTGACTTTGTTGCCTTGTCTCACACCCAGGAGCTggagtggaaaaaaatgaggaCATGGCCATGCACTGGTTCAGGTGAGGCACAAAAATCCCCCAAGCAATTCCT
Proteins encoded in this region:
- the LOC125326646 gene encoding sel1-repeat-containing protein YbeQ-like — protein: MWAVVGHKSPGTWRMRLLLLAAVITAGLLLLYIPLCYEDFHFHVAHVYARLGYPNAQHILGQRYLQGAGVEKNEDMAMHWFRQAAGQGHPHSSFNLAVGTLRNMTMALEEG